CTAGGCTTTAGGGTTAAAAAATTGTTTACCTGTTATTACTCTACATCCTAAAATAGAAAAACTTTATGGTATGTTGACCATAAAAAATAAGAGATTCTGTTGGAGGTGATTTTGAAGAAATACTTGTTATTGATGCATGGTTTCATAGAAATACTTCATGATATTTAGATCGTGCAGTAAGAAAGTTGGTTACCATTGAAATGGATCATGAATATGGCATCTGTTGACAATACTTTTTACAATTCTATTTTTTTAGTTGTAGCTAGATTTTTTTCAGATTTTGGCGCTTTTCTTAATATGGTGGCTTTAAGTAGTTATACCTATATGCTAGGCCAGAATGCAGTTTTAGTTGGTATTGTTTTAACAGGGCGCGTTTTAGGTGGTATAACTGCCAGCCTTGGCAGTACCAATATATTTAGAAAATATCCAGGTGCTATGCCTTTGGCTTTAACTGATATGCTACGGGCAGGTGCATTATCATTAATTATAATTATTCCTCAACATAATCATCTTTTAATTTTGCCATTGGTTGCTTTTGTTTTGGGATTTGGGAATACAATTTTTTCTGTTGGTCTGAACAGCCAAATTCCATATTTGGTTAAAGATAATTCTATCATTAAAATAAACAGCCTTTTGACATCTTTTTCATCTTTGGGGACAGTTTTAGGGAGCTTGTCAGCTGGGGTTATTCTTATTTATTCCAGTTATAGTGGCTTATTTGGTATTAATATGGTGGTTTATATTGTGGCCGCTTTTTTAATTTTACCTTTGCGTTTTAATTTCAATCGGTATGTTGGAAAAAATATTCCCAAATTTATTCAAGAATGGCGTTTGCTTATCCAAGGGCTTAAAGGATTTCCCATTTTATTACTTGTACTTATTGTAGCCTTAACTGATACACTAGGAAGCGCGGCCCATAGTGTGGGATTGCCTATTTTTTCAAAAATTATTAATGACCAAGAACCAGAAAAAATTATGGGGTATATTTTGGCGATATGGGCGATAGGTAAATTCATGGGTGCCCAATTTACCAACACATTAAATAGATATTTGGGGACGGATTTACAAAAACAAATCAGATTAATGGAATATATATTCTTTGCTTCTATCGCTTTAATGTCATTGGGTTTTATTGCTGTTTTTCAATTTAATCATTTATTACCTATTTTAATTGCTGCCTTTTTTGCAGGGATAGGGGATGGTTTTGCCGAGGTTGCTGTGATAACCCGTGTTCAAAAAACGGATGAAACAATTCGCTTACCTGCCTTTAGTTTATTGCGCATGATGCAATCTGTTGGATTTGCCATAGGCATGTTAATTAGTTCATTCTTTTTTGAATTTATGTTTCCAGCATATGTTGTTCTTATTTTTCATGGCGTTCCTTTAGTCATGACATTGGTAAGTCTCTATAAAACCTACCTTTATTATAAAAAAAATTAATAATTAACTATTTATTAACCAATATTAATTATTATTAACTTTTATAATTATGCAATAAAGGGAAAAATAATGCAAAAATCAGAAAATAAAAAGACACGCAATTTACTATCTAATCAATTAGCTAGTACTGATGACAATTTGATTAATTTGACATCATTAAGATTACCTTATGCTCAAGATGGATGGGCTTCTTTAACTTATACAGGTGATAATGGTG
This portion of the Alphaproteobacteria bacterium genome encodes:
- a CDS encoding MFS transporter — its product is MASVDNTFYNSIFLVVARFFSDFGAFLNMVALSSYTYMLGQNAVLVGIVLTGRVLGGITASLGSTNIFRKYPGAMPLALTDMLRAGALSLIIIIPQHNHLLILPLVAFVLGFGNTIFSVGLNSQIPYLVKDNSIIKINSLLTSFSSLGTVLGSLSAGVILIYSSYSGLFGINMVVYIVAAFLILPLRFNFNRYVGKNIPKFIQEWRLLIQGLKGFPILLLVLIVALTDTLGSAAHSVGLPIFSKIINDQEPEKIMGYILAIWAIGKFMGAQFTNTLNRYLGTDLQKQIRLMEYIFFASIALMSLGFIAVFQFNHLLPILIAAFFAGIGDGFAEVAVITRVQKTDETIRLPAFSLLRMMQSVGFAIGMLISSFFFEFMFPAYVVLIFHGVPLVMTLVSLYKTYLYYKKN